ACTAATTTAGAAATTGCTGATAGACGGGCAAAAGCGGGTGACTGGGATGGTGCTGCAGACTTATGGAATGCCGATCTAAATAATGCTAAAAGTAAAGTTGCAGGTAGAGCATATTACAATATGGCAATTAGTAATGAAATTAACGGCAACCTAAATAAGGCTATAGAATATGCTTCTAAAGCCTATACAGATTACGAAAATAAAGATGCTTTACGTTATGTAAATATGCTAAAAAGAAGAGTTGTTAATCAGCAAGAACTAAATCGTCAATTGGCGAAATAGTTTAGCTAACCGCTTCCTTATATGTTGATAAACAGCGTTCTCTAGCCATTTTGTGGTCAACCATTTTTTCTGGGTATTTGTCAGTGCCAAATTCTTTAATCCAGGTTTTTATGTATTTTTTGTTTTTGTCGAACTTATCTACTTGTGTCATTGGGTTAAATATTCTAAAATAAGGTGCAGCATCTACACCGCTGCCTGCTGCCCACTGCCAATTGCCAACGTTTGAACTCATTTCATAATCTAGTAGCTTTTCGGCAAAATAAGTTTCTCCCCAACGCCAATCTATTAAAAGATGTTTGCACAGAAAGCTAGCTACCAGCATACGTACACGATTATGCATGTGACCTGTCTCATTTAGTTCGCGCATACCGGCATCAACCAAAAGATATCCTGTGGTACCAGTTTTCCATTTTTCGAATTCATCTTCATTATTTCGCCATTCTATACGATCGTATTTAGATCTAAAAGCGTTATTTACAGTATGTGGAAAGTGGTAAAGAATAGTCATGAAAAATTCTCTCCATATCAATTCGCTCCAAAAAATCTTATTATTTTCGGCAATGGCTTTTTTCATCATCTTACGAACCGATACGGTACCAAAGCGTAAATGCGGACCTAAGTGAGATGTTCCATTCTCTATTGCTGGAAAATTACGTGTGTCTTCATAATTATCTATTAGAGTAGGGGTAACATCATAATTGGGAACAGCTATTTTTGATTTCTCAAAACCGATATCGCTCAATGATAAATTTGGTAATCGAGAGTTTTTAATCAAATTAGCCAAATACTGATTAGTATAGTGAATAACCAAATCTTTATCAGCACTAAAATGCTCTTGCCATTTATTCTTATAAGGTGTGTAGACTACATATGGGTCTCCGTCACCCTTAACGATTTCTGATTTTTCAAAAATAACTTGGTCTTTGAATGTTTTAAATTCAATGGATTTTTCCTTTAAAAAACTTGCTACCTTTTCATCTCTTTCTTTTGCATATGGCTCATAATCTCTATTGGTGAATACGGTCATTACCTCGTATTCTTGGGTAAGACTTTTTAAAATATCTATAGGTTTCCCAAAATACATAGCTAAAGAACTATCATGCTCTTCTTGTAATTGATTTCGCATGTTCTGCAGGGTCTCATGTATAAATGTTAGCCTTGCATCATCTTTCGGTAATTTTGAAAGAATTTCTTTATCAAATATAAAAATGGGCAATACTGGGTGGTCGCTTTTTAAAGCTTCAAGAAAACCGACGTTGTCGTCTAATCTTAAATCTCTTCTAAACCAAAATATAGATACTTTTTTAGACATTTAGTTGATGTTTAAAGTTGAGAGTCCACCATCTACACCAATAATCTGTCCGGTCATCCATGTACTTTTATCACTTAAAAGAAAGACTGCTGCATTTGCAATATCTTCAGGATTTCCTACTCTTTTTAACGGGTGACGTTCACTCATCATTTCACGTTTTTTATCATTGTTCAACAGTCGTTTTGCTAATGGTGTATCAACCAAAGATGGTGCTATTACATTAACCCGTACTTTAGGTGCATACTCTGCCGCCATAGATTTTGCAAAACCTTCAATAGCTCCTTTAGCAGCAGCTACACTAGTATGAAACGGCATACCTGTACCTACTGCAATAGTACTAAAAAAGACCATACTTGACCCTTCGTTCATCAATGAAATTATCTCTTTAACTATTTTAACCATAGCAAAGAAATTAAGCTCCATGTCATCTTTAATGGTGTCTAATGACATCATTTTAAATGGTTTTAGATTTATACTACCTGGGCAATAAGCAAATCCATCAAGTTTTTCAGGTAGTTGAGAAACA
Above is a window of Maribacter aquivivus DNA encoding:
- a CDS encoding SDR family NAD(P)-dependent oxidoreductase, with the translated sequence MKNILLIGGSHGIGLSMVKELQETHNVFVASRTDEELQHKNITHIKFDVTTDELDVSQLPEKLDGFAYCPGSINLKPFKMMSLDTIKDDMELNFFAMVKIVKEIISLMNEGSSMVFFSTIAVGTGMPFHTSVAAAKGAIEGFAKSMAAEYAPKVRVNVIAPSLVDTPLAKRLLNNDKKREMMSERHPLKRVGNPEDIANAAVFLLSDKSTWMTGQIIGVDGGLSTLNIN
- a CDS encoding cryptochrome/photolyase family protein is translated as MSKKVSIFWFRRDLRLDDNVGFLEALKSDHPVLPIFIFDKEILSKLPKDDARLTFIHETLQNMRNQLQEEHDSSLAMYFGKPIDILKSLTQEYEVMTVFTNRDYEPYAKERDEKVASFLKEKSIEFKTFKDQVIFEKSEIVKGDGDPYVVYTPYKNKWQEHFSADKDLVIHYTNQYLANLIKNSRLPNLSLSDIGFEKSKIAVPNYDVTPTLIDNYEDTRNFPAIENGTSHLGPHLRFGTVSVRKMMKKAIAENNKIFWSELIWREFFMTILYHFPHTVNNAFRSKYDRIEWRNNEDEFEKWKTGTTGYLLVDAGMRELNETGHMHNRVRMLVASFLCKHLLIDWRWGETYFAEKLLDYEMSSNVGNWQWAAGSGVDAAPYFRIFNPMTQVDKFDKNKKYIKTWIKEFGTDKYPEKMVDHKMARERCLSTYKEAVS